The Winogradskyella schleiferi genome has a window encoding:
- a CDS encoding SCO family protein, whose protein sequence is MSFLSFFKGYKNFGIFFSVLSIIILAIIYNVLNVKQPLPIYQPAMVSEELVDSTIQHQLKYHKIADFSLTNQNGKTITQDTYKDKIYVADFFFTTCQTICPIMTDNMFQIQKEIISDDDVMLLSHSVTPKIDSVQQLKKYAKEKGVIDRKWNLVTGDKKQIYELARKSYLAVKTDGNGDAYDMIHTENFMLIDKKRQIRGFYDGTKPEDIERILEDIETLKYFGGS, encoded by the coding sequence ATGTCATTTCTTTCATTTTTTAAAGGCTATAAAAACTTCGGGATTTTTTTCTCTGTTCTTTCTATTATCATCTTGGCCATAATTTATAATGTGCTAAACGTGAAACAACCACTTCCTATTTATCAACCCGCTATGGTAAGCGAAGAGTTGGTAGATAGCACTATTCAACACCAATTAAAATACCATAAAATCGCAGATTTCAGTTTAACCAATCAGAATGGTAAAACCATAACACAAGATACTTATAAAGATAAAATCTATGTGGCAGATTTCTTTTTCACCACCTGCCAAACAATTTGTCCGATCATGACCGACAATATGTTTCAGATACAAAAGGAAATTATTAGTGATGATGATGTGATGTTATTGTCACATTCCGTAACTCCAAAAATTGATAGTGTCCAGCAATTAAAAAAATATGCCAAAGAAAAAGGGGTTATTGATAGGAAATGGAATTTAGTAACAGGCGATAAAAAACAAATCTATGAACTCGCTAGAAAAAGTTATTTGGCCGTAAAAACAGATGGTAATGGCGATGCGTACGACATGATTCATACCGAAAACTTCATGCTCATTGACAAAAAACGTCAAATCAGAGGATTTTATGATGGAACAAAACCAGAAGATATTGAGCGTATTTTAGAAGATATTGAAACCTTAAAATACTTCGGTGGCTCTTAG
- the feoB gene encoding ferrous iron transport protein B, translating into MSKQINVALIGNPNTGKTSVFNALTGLNQKVGNYPGITVEKKEGICKLPRGVKAHIIDLPGTYSLNASSLDENVVIELLLNKNDKDYPDVAVVVSDVENLKRNLLLFTQIKDLQIPTILVINMSDRMAYKGISLDIDYLEKQLETKIALISTRKNSGINELKELITHYKELSTKPCMDASSIDEAYFNNLRKAFPNQLLYKLWLVITQDVNFGKTDRTAFDKVEDFKTKSKGDLKRLQQKETIKRYQFINQTLTKGQTIDLNTAKDLRIKLDRILTHKVWGYLIFGVILLTIFQAIYDWSSIPMDFIDGAFASLSEWTKNTLPEGAFTNLLAEGIISGLGGIVIFIPQIAFLFLFISILEESGYMSRVVFLMDRIMRRFGLSGKSVVPLISGTACAIPAIMATRNIESWKERLITILVTPFTTCSARLPVYLIIIALVIPEGRILGLSYQALTLMLLYLIGFGAAVGSAWILNKILKIKSKTFFVVEMPNYKLPMFKNVALTVLEKTKSFVFGAGKIILAISIVLWFLASYGPGDKFNNAESIVTEQYESENLSDDELEQEIASHKLEHSFIGIAGHAIEPAIRPLGYDWKIGIAIVSSFAAREVFVGTLATIYSVGSDEEETIKNRMAGEVNPILGGPLFNFASGISLLLFYAFAMQCMSTLAIVKRETNSWKWPIYQLVIMSAFAYIVALVAFQVLK; encoded by the coding sequence ATGAGTAAGCAGATCAACGTTGCTTTAATCGGAAATCCCAACACAGGGAAAACTTCGGTATTCAATGCACTGACGGGTTTAAATCAAAAGGTTGGAAACTATCCTGGCATTACCGTTGAAAAAAAAGAAGGCATTTGTAAACTTCCACGAGGTGTTAAAGCTCATATCATTGATTTACCTGGAACCTACAGTTTAAATGCCTCCTCTTTAGATGAAAATGTAGTTATTGAATTGCTTCTCAATAAGAATGATAAGGACTATCCTGACGTGGCCGTTGTGGTAAGTGACGTTGAAAACTTGAAGCGAAATCTTTTATTATTCACACAAATTAAAGATTTACAAATTCCAACCATATTGGTAATTAACATGTCTGATAGAATGGCTTACAAAGGCATTTCATTGGATATCGATTACCTGGAAAAACAGCTCGAAACTAAAATTGCCTTAATTAGTACTAGAAAAAACAGTGGTATCAATGAACTTAAAGAACTGATCACCCATTACAAAGAGCTTTCTACCAAACCCTGTATGGACGCCTCGTCTATAGATGAAGCTTATTTTAATAACCTTAGAAAAGCATTTCCCAATCAATTATTATACAAACTTTGGTTGGTCATTACACAAGATGTTAATTTCGGAAAAACGGACCGAACTGCATTTGATAAAGTTGAAGATTTCAAAACCAAATCCAAAGGCGATTTAAAACGGCTTCAACAAAAAGAAACCATAAAGCGTTACCAGTTTATTAACCAAACCCTTACCAAAGGGCAAACCATTGATCTTAATACCGCAAAAGATTTACGTATAAAATTAGATAGAATTCTAACCCATAAAGTTTGGGGCTATCTCATTTTTGGGGTTATTTTATTAACCATTTTTCAAGCTATTTACGATTGGTCCAGTATTCCAATGGATTTTATTGATGGTGCTTTTGCATCTTTAAGTGAATGGACCAAAAATACATTACCAGAAGGTGCATTTACAAATTTGCTCGCTGAAGGTATCATTTCCGGACTTGGTGGTATTGTTATTTTTATTCCACAGATTGCGTTCTTATTTCTATTTATTTCAATTTTGGAAGAAAGTGGCTATATGAGTCGTGTGGTCTTTTTAATGGACCGAATTATGCGACGCTTTGGATTGAGTGGGAAAAGTGTGGTACCATTAATTTCAGGAACAGCCTGTGCGATACCTGCAATTATGGCGACTCGTAATATTGAAAGCTGGAAAGAACGCTTAATTACAATTTTAGTAACGCCTTTCACCACTTGTTCTGCTCGATTACCCGTTTATCTTATTATTATCGCATTGGTAATTCCCGAAGGACGAATTTTAGGACTGAGTTACCAAGCCTTAACCTTAATGCTATTATATCTCATTGGCTTTGGCGCAGCCGTTGGATCCGCTTGGATTTTAAATAAAATATTAAAAATAAAAAGTAAGACCTTTTTTGTAGTAGAAATGCCCAACTACAAATTACCGATGTTCAAAAATGTGGCATTGACCGTACTGGAAAAAACAAAATCATTCGTATTTGGTGCTGGTAAAATAATTTTAGCGATATCGATTGTGCTGTGGTTTTTGGCATCTTATGGACCAGGCGATAAATTTAATAATGCCGAAAGTATTGTTACAGAACAATACGAATCGGAAAACTTAAGTGATGACGAATTGGAACAAGAAATAGCATCTCACAAATTAGAACATTCCTTTATTGGTATTGCTGGTCATGCTATTGAACCCGCTATTAGACCATTAGGTTACGATTGGAAAATTGGAATCGCCATAGTAAGTTCTTTCGCAGCTCGTGAAGTGTTTGTCGGTACTTTGGCAACTATTTATAGTGTTGGAAGTGATGAAGAAGAAACCATTAAAAATAGAATGGCTGGAGAAGTCAACCCCATTCTTGGCGGACCATTATTTAATTTTGCTTCTGGTATTTCATTATTATTGTTTTATGCTTTTGCCATGCAATGTATGAGTACGCTGGCCATCGTTAAACGTGAAACTAATTCTTGGAAATGGCCCATCTACCAATTAGTAATAATGAGTGCTTTTGCGTATATTGTAGCATTAGTGGCTTTTCAAGTCTTAAAATAA
- a CDS encoding metal-dependent transcriptional regulator — MITLTEENYIKAIYHLGNNGKELVNTNAIAEVMRTKASSVTDMIKKLSEKNYAVYKKYQGVNLTPNGKQIAINIIRKHRLWEVFLVEKLNFQWDEVHVVAEQLEHIKSEKLIDQLDDFLEFPSHDPHGDPIPDKNGNFKHIEKIRLAKAEIGVAYQCVGVDDSSSAFLQYLDSNNIGLGKIITIMHKEPYDNSVKIKLEDSKIMVSQSVAKNIYLKKV; from the coding sequence ATGATTACATTAACTGAGGAGAATTATATAAAGGCCATTTATCATTTAGGAAATAATGGTAAGGAATTGGTAAATACTAATGCCATAGCAGAAGTAATGCGCACTAAAGCCTCTTCAGTTACTGATATGATTAAAAAACTTTCGGAAAAAAACTATGCGGTTTATAAAAAATATCAAGGTGTCAATTTAACTCCAAATGGCAAGCAAATTGCTATAAATATTATAAGAAAGCATAGGCTTTGGGAAGTCTTTTTAGTTGAGAAATTGAATTTTCAATGGGATGAAGTCCATGTTGTTGCCGAACAGTTAGAACATATAAAGTCGGAGAAATTAATCGACCAACTTGATGATTTTTTAGAATTTCCTTCTCACGATCCTCATGGTGACCCTATTCCTGATAAAAATGGAAATTTCAAACACATCGAAAAAATACGTTTGGCTAAAGCCGAAATCGGTGTGGCATATCAATGTGTCGGTGTGGACGATAGCTCGTCAGCATTTTTACAATACTTGGACAGCAATAATATTGGCCTTGGCAAAATAATTACAATTATGCATAAGGAACCATACGATAACTCCGTAAAGATTAAACTCGAAGATTCTAAAATTATGGTATCACAAAGTGTTGCTAAGAATATTTATTTGAAGAAAGTTTAA
- a CDS encoding FeoB-associated Cys-rich membrane protein, with amino-acid sequence MNLIIQNILVFSALALALLFLIRKFIWSPKKKSSKACGGDDGCGCH; translated from the coding sequence ATGAATCTGATTATTCAAAACATATTAGTTTTTTCAGCATTGGCTCTTGCCTTGCTATTCTTAATACGTAAGTTTATTTGGTCACCTAAGAAAAAATCTTCAAAAGCTTGTGGAGGAGACGATGGCTGTGGATGTCATTAA
- the rseP gene encoding RIP metalloprotease RseP yields the protein MEFIIKISQFLLSLSLLIVLHELGHFIPAKLFKTKVEKFYLFFDVKFSLFKKKIGDTVYGIGWLPLGGYVKIAGMIDESMDKEQMAQPPQPWEFRSKPAWQRLIIMLGGVTVNFILAYVIYVAVSFAYGDSDVKVDSLKDGYWIDNPALLDFGFKTGDKVLAVNDIPVVNDSDIGFNLISAETITINREGEKKVIDLPEDFLGQFSSSKSKRNFEYRIPFMVGEVADTSSNAKKGLKQGDIIQSINGKELKYFDQLDSVTQGLEDTTVSVEVLREDNSIVNKELNLNSEGKFGILPYNNPSRFEELGYYDIFRKEYSFGESFAAGGRKFTKTITNYFDQLKAIFSPSTGAYKGLGGFKAIYDQFSPVWSWPYFWGLTAFLSIMLAILNLLPIPALDGGHVMFLLYEMISGRKPSEKFLERAQIVGFFILIALVLFANGNDVFKAVTN from the coding sequence ATGGAATTTATAATAAAAATATCCCAATTCTTACTCAGTTTATCCTTGCTTATTGTCTTGCACGAGCTAGGACATTTTATACCAGCCAAACTATTTAAAACTAAAGTTGAAAAATTTTACCTCTTTTTTGATGTGAAATTTTCACTTTTTAAGAAGAAAATAGGCGATACGGTGTATGGCATAGGATGGTTACCACTTGGAGGTTATGTGAAAATTGCTGGAATGATTGATGAAAGCATGGACAAGGAACAAATGGCACAGCCACCACAACCATGGGAATTTCGTTCTAAACCTGCTTGGCAAAGATTGATTATTATGCTTGGTGGCGTCACAGTTAACTTTATTTTGGCATATGTAATTTATGTAGCTGTTTCTTTTGCTTATGGCGATTCTGATGTTAAGGTTGACAGTTTAAAGGATGGATATTGGATTGATAATCCTGCGTTGCTAGATTTTGGTTTTAAAACAGGAGATAAGGTTTTAGCTGTAAACGATATACCAGTTGTAAATGATTCTGATATTGGTTTTAATCTTATCAGTGCAGAAACTATAACAATTAATAGAGAAGGTGAAAAGAAGGTCATTGATTTGCCTGAAGATTTTCTAGGACAATTTTCATCTAGTAAAAGCAAACGTAATTTTGAATATCGTATTCCTTTTATGGTCGGAGAAGTGGCAGACACATCTTCAAATGCCAAGAAGGGTTTAAAACAAGGAGATATTATTCAAAGTATTAATGGTAAAGAATTAAAATATTTCGATCAGCTTGATTCGGTTACACAAGGTTTAGAAGATACTACAGTATCTGTTGAGGTTTTGAGAGAAGACAATTCAATAGTGAATAAAGAATTAAACTTAAATTCCGAAGGTAAATTTGGAATATTACCTTATAACAATCCTTCTCGATTTGAAGAATTAGGCTATTACGATATTTTTAGAAAGGAATATTCTTTTGGAGAAAGCTTTGCAGCTGGAGGCCGTAAATTCACGAAAACAATTACCAATTATTTTGATCAGCTAAAAGCCATTTTTAGTCCTAGCACAGGAGCTTATAAAGGCTTAGGAGGCTTTAAGGCTATTTACGATCAATTTTCGCCAGTATGGAGTTGGCCTTATTTTTGGGGATTAACAGCATTTTTATCTATTATGTTAGCCATCCTTAATTTGTTGCCAATACCTGCGTTAGACGGTGGGCACGTCATGTTTTTATTGTATGAGATGATATCTGGTCGTAAACCAAGTGAAAAGTTTTTAGAGCGTGCACAAATCGTTGGTTTCTTTATATTAATCGCTTTAGTATTGTTTGCTAATGGTAATGACGTTTTTAAAGCCGTTACGAATTAA
- a CDS encoding metal ABC transporter solute-binding protein, Zn/Mn family yields MKKVISIFILVILLTSCENEEKTNGKLNVVTTTTMITDLVKNIGGDSINVQGLMGSGVDPHLYKASEGDVTKLVNADIIFYNGLHLEGKLVDVFEKMKSSTKTPIALADDLSKNQLIGSDYFASNYDPHVWFNISFFKHFTEKVTQVLIEKNPENAEIFRANEKRYLAELNKLNNDVQSVVDALEPEKRILVTAHDAFNYFGQAYDFKVVGLQGLSTATEAGVQDVQKLATLIIENRVKAIFIESSVPKRTIEALQEAVKSKGHDVAIGGTLYSDALGDAGTLEGTYLGMYRYNIKTIFSALY; encoded by the coding sequence ATGAAAAAAGTTATAAGCATTTTTATTCTTGTTATACTGTTAACCTCTTGCGAAAATGAGGAGAAAACAAACGGAAAACTAAATGTAGTTACTACAACTACCATGATTACCGATTTGGTTAAAAATATTGGTGGAGATTCAATAAATGTGCAAGGTTTAATGGGTTCGGGTGTCGATCCGCATTTATATAAAGCCAGTGAAGGCGACGTCACAAAATTGGTCAATGCAGATATTATATTTTACAACGGTCTACATTTGGAGGGCAAGTTAGTTGATGTCTTTGAAAAAATGAAAAGTTCGACAAAAACACCGATTGCCTTAGCCGATGATCTAAGTAAAAATCAATTAATCGGTTCTGATTATTTCGCCTCAAACTACGACCCACATGTGTGGTTTAATATTAGCTTTTTTAAGCATTTTACAGAAAAGGTTACCCAAGTGTTAATTGAAAAAAACCCTGAAAACGCTGAAATATTCCGAGCTAATGAAAAACGCTATTTAGCAGAGTTAAATAAACTTAATAACGATGTACAGAGCGTGGTTGACGCTCTTGAACCTGAAAAAAGAATATTAGTTACAGCGCATGATGCCTTTAATTATTTTGGACAAGCCTACGATTTTAAAGTTGTGGGTTTACAAGGCTTATCGACAGCTACCGAAGCAGGCGTTCAAGATGTTCAAAAGTTGGCAACTCTAATTATAGAAAATAGAGTAAAAGCAATCTTTATTGAAAGTTCTGTCCCTAAGCGAACTATTGAAGCTTTGCAAGAAGCCGTAAAATCCAAAGGTCATGATGTGGCTATTGGAGGCACCTTATACTCTGATGCACTTGGAGATGCTGGCACCTTAGAAGGCACTTATCTTGGGATGTATCGTTACAATATTAAAACAATCTTTAGTGCATTGTACTAA
- a CDS encoding FeoA family protein, with protein sequence MRLTLADLKRGQKCIITDVSSIHIPLKLLEMGCLPGNSVQLVQVAPFADPMYLNINGTHLAIRKETAIHIIIETVHE encoded by the coding sequence ATAAGGTTGACATTAGCAGACTTAAAACGTGGACAAAAATGCATTATTACTGATGTGTCTTCTATTCATATTCCGTTGAAACTTCTCGAAATGGGCTGTTTACCTGGTAATTCTGTACAGCTGGTACAGGTTGCGCCATTTGCAGATCCCATGTACCTCAACATCAACGGAACACATTTGGCGATTAGGAAAGAAACTGCTATTCACATTATAATCGAAACGGTACATGAGTAA
- a CDS encoding TonB-dependent receptor → MELLKIFIWFSCTLSIAQESFKVQGLVLSEGIPLPYANIYAENTKKGAITDDKGKFSISNLEPGTYSIVASFTGYTKKKKTVTITDKDLKIIFHLNESDALNEVIITGTLKPVSRLESPVPVEVYNNTFLKKNPTPNIFEALQNVNGVRPQLNCNICNTGDIHINGLEGPYTLVLIDGMPIVSGLSTVYGLSGIPNSLIEQIEVVKGPASSLYGSEAVGGLINIITKLPENAPRFFADGFATSWGEANLDAGFKSKVGKKATVLVGTNYFKYDQLIDNNNDNFTDLTLQDRISIFQKWDFKRSNKRKFSLAGRYFYEDRWGGELQWNDNFRGGDEVYGESIYTSRFELLGNYQLPTTEKIDFQFSYSDHDQNSVYGNIPYLAQQRIGFGQLIWDKKINNHDLLFGSTLRYNFYNDNTTATLKADEVTIPSIFVQDEISFNKKQSLLLGIRYDYDCRHGNIFTPRIAYRYKPTDEDIIRLNAGTGFRVVNLFTEEHAALTGARDVIIEETLEPEQSYNVNLNYLKKFYLKNSMYFTFDTSAWYTYFTNAIIPDYDTNPNQIIYDNLDGYSTSKGLSLNIDAVFGSGISGSIGATYQDISQTENGVKSKQILTESFSGVWSFSYKNYATNLAFDYTGSLYGPMRLPLLGELDPRREFSPTWSIQNIQVTFDGFNNFEIYGGVKNLLNWTPNKGNPFIIARADDPFDENVEFDNNGNVVATQNNPFALTFDPSYVYGPNQGIRAFFGLGYKLN, encoded by the coding sequence ATGGAGCTACTTAAAATTTTTATTTGGTTTAGTTGCACATTATCAATTGCACAAGAATCTTTTAAGGTTCAAGGTTTGGTATTGTCCGAAGGTATACCACTTCCATATGCTAATATTTATGCAGAAAACACCAAAAAAGGCGCAATAACCGACGACAAGGGTAAATTCTCAATTAGCAATTTAGAGCCAGGAACCTATTCCATTGTGGCATCCTTTACAGGCTACACTAAAAAGAAAAAAACGGTTACAATTACAGATAAAGATTTAAAAATCATTTTTCATTTAAATGAAAGCGATGCACTAAATGAAGTTATTATTACAGGAACCTTAAAACCAGTATCAAGATTAGAAAGTCCTGTGCCTGTAGAAGTTTACAATAACACATTTTTGAAGAAAAATCCAACTCCAAACATTTTTGAAGCCTTACAAAATGTTAACGGTGTACGTCCGCAACTCAATTGTAATATCTGTAATACTGGAGATATCCATATCAATGGATTAGAAGGCCCATATACTTTAGTACTTATTGATGGTATGCCCATAGTCAGTGGTTTATCAACCGTTTATGGTTTGTCTGGAATCCCTAATTCCCTCATAGAACAGATAGAGGTTGTTAAAGGACCAGCATCATCGCTTTATGGAAGCGAGGCTGTAGGTGGATTAATTAATATTATTACGAAATTGCCAGAAAACGCACCACGTTTTTTTGCTGATGGCTTTGCCACAAGTTGGGGAGAGGCTAATTTAGATGCAGGTTTTAAATCTAAAGTAGGTAAAAAAGCTACTGTTTTAGTCGGCACTAATTACTTTAAATATGACCAACTCATCGATAACAATAACGATAACTTTACGGACTTAACACTTCAAGATCGGATTTCAATTTTTCAGAAATGGGATTTCAAAAGATCAAATAAGAGAAAGTTCTCCTTAGCTGGTCGTTATTTCTATGAAGATCGTTGGGGAGGCGAATTACAATGGAATGACAACTTTAGAGGTGGAGATGAAGTTTATGGTGAAAGCATTTACACATCGCGTTTTGAGCTTTTAGGAAATTACCAATTACCAACCACAGAGAAAATAGATTTTCAGTTCTCTTATTCAGATCATGATCAAAATTCTGTATACGGCAATATTCCTTATCTTGCCCAACAACGTATTGGTTTTGGTCAGTTAATCTGGGACAAAAAAATAAACAACCATGATTTGCTATTTGGCTCTACCCTACGATATAATTTTTATAACGATAATACTACTGCGACTTTAAAAGCTGACGAAGTAACCATACCCTCAATATTTGTTCAAGATGAAATAAGCTTTAATAAAAAGCAGAGTTTATTATTAGGTATCCGATACGATTATGATTGTAGGCATGGAAATATTTTTACACCAAGAATTGCATACAGATATAAACCTACCGACGAAGATATTATCAGATTAAATGCTGGCACAGGATTTAGAGTGGTTAATCTATTCACAGAAGAACATGCTGCACTTACAGGTGCTCGAGATGTCATTATAGAAGAAACCTTAGAACCTGAGCAATCGTACAATGTAAACCTTAATTACCTCAAAAAGTTTTACTTAAAGAACAGCATGTATTTTACGTTTGACACGTCGGCTTGGTACACTTATTTTACAAACGCCATTATACCAGATTATGATACTAATCCTAATCAAATTATTTATGACAATCTCGATGGCTATTCGACATCAAAAGGATTAAGTCTTAATATTGATGCGGTTTTTGGAAGCGGAATTTCAGGATCTATAGGTGCAACATACCAAGATATATCCCAAACTGAAAATGGCGTAAAATCAAAACAAATATTAACAGAAAGTTTTTCGGGTGTGTGGTCTTTTAGTTATAAAAATTATGCAACTAACCTCGCCTTCGACTATACAGGAAGCCTCTACGGACCAATGCGGTTACCTCTATTGGGAGAATTAGATCCTCGAAGAGAATTCTCGCCAACATGGAGTATTCAAAATATACAAGTTACTTTTGATGGCTTTAACAATTTTGAAATATATGGAGGGGTTAAAAACCTATTAAATTGGACTCCAAATAAAGGAAATCCATTCATTATTGCACGCGCTGATGATCCATTTGATGAAAATGTGGAATTTGATAACAATGGTAATGTGGTTGCAACACAAAATAATCCTTTTGCACTTACCTTCGATCCATCTTATGTCTATGGTCCAAATCAGGGAATAAGAGCATTTTTTGGATTAGGTTATAAATTAAATTAA
- a CDS encoding M1 family aminopeptidase codes for MKRTITSVILLITLQINAQDYNETLNAIRASEATTALRQMMNSQNQNTGNYDVKYHRLELNVNPSFAQISGDVTTYFEAKEAMTDITFDLADNMTVSQVLQRGNSLSFTQNSDDELVVTLPMAQAQGVLDSLTVSYSGNPVSSGFGSFEQTTHNGDPIIWTLSEPYGAKGWWPCKQDLVDKIDSIDVYLKTPVFNPTNETYVAVSNGLEMSQTVDGSDKITHFKHGHPIPAYLIAIAVTNYEVYSHEVPNNGTPFDIVNYVYPEDLTSAQASTGVTVDIMNIFTDLFEEYPFSDEKYGHAQFGWGGGMEHTTVSFMGSFNRNLIAHELAHQWFGNKVTCGSWKDIWLNEGFATYLSGLVIEDLDGENSFKTWRQQRVNNITSQPSGAVYLSDQDTTSVNRIFSGRLSYNKGAMVLHMLRKKLGDTDFYQGLQDYLATPELAFDYAKTQDFNNVMELSTGENLDEFFDDWIYNEGYPSYAVNWNQNGNQLQLVVSQTQSHPSVSFFEAGVPIRIVGTLGETLDVNLDHTVNNEQFFETVNFTAQEVLFDPDYHLISKDNSVILSNSEFVFNDDISIYPNPTSSVINIEKPELVTIENIKVYNSLGQLLLLSSWTPQIDLKALSSGLLFIKFQTEDGIINKRIIKN; via the coding sequence ATGAAACGAACTATTACTTCTGTAATATTACTTATAACGCTACAAATAAATGCTCAAGATTATAATGAAACATTAAACGCTATCCGAGCTTCTGAAGCTACCACAGCTTTGCGACAAATGATGAATAGTCAAAATCAGAATACGGGTAATTATGATGTTAAATATCATCGTTTGGAATTAAATGTAAATCCATCTTTTGCGCAAATTTCTGGAGATGTCACAACCTATTTTGAAGCTAAAGAAGCCATGACAGACATTACTTTTGACCTGGCTGATAACATGACAGTTTCTCAAGTTTTGCAACGTGGAAATAGCTTAAGTTTTACTCAAAATTCAGATGATGAACTGGTGGTCACTTTACCTATGGCCCAAGCACAAGGCGTTTTAGATTCTTTAACAGTCAGTTATTCTGGTAATCCTGTGAGTTCCGGTTTTGGATCCTTTGAGCAAACCACCCATAATGGCGATCCCATAATTTGGACGCTGTCCGAACCTTATGGTGCTAAAGGTTGGTGGCCTTGTAAACAAGATTTAGTTGATAAAATTGATTCTATAGATGTGTATCTTAAAACACCAGTATTTAATCCTACAAATGAAACTTACGTGGCAGTTTCAAATGGTTTGGAAATGAGTCAAACAGTTGACGGTTCTGATAAAATTACGCATTTCAAACATGGTCATCCCATACCTGCTTATCTAATTGCTATTGCAGTCACAAACTATGAGGTGTATTCTCATGAAGTTCCTAATAACGGAACACCGTTTGATATTGTGAATTATGTTTATCCTGAAGATTTAACAAGTGCTCAAGCTAGTACAGGTGTTACTGTGGACATTATGAATATTTTTACAGATTTATTTGAAGAATATCCTTTTTCAGACGAAAAATATGGTCATGCCCAATTTGGTTGGGGAGGTGGTATGGAACATACTACCGTTTCTTTTATGGGTTCTTTCAATAGAAATTTAATTGCACACGAACTTGCCCATCAATGGTTTGGTAATAAAGTAACCTGTGGCAGTTGGAAAGATATTTGGTTAAACGAAGGCTTTGCAACTTATTTATCCGGATTGGTTATTGAAGATTTGGATGGAGAAAACAGTTTTAAGACTTGGAGGCAACAACGTGTTAACAATATTACATCGCAACCAAGTGGTGCCGTATATCTTTCGGATCAAGATACCACAAGTGTGAACCGAATTTTTAGTGGTCGTTTGAGTTATAATAAAGGGGCTATGGTTTTACATATGCTAAGAAAAAAACTTGGAGATACCGATTTTTACCAAGGTTTACAAGATTATTTGGCAACACCTGAGTTAGCTTTCGATTATGCCAAAACACAAGATTTTAACAATGTTATGGAATTATCTACAGGTGAAAACTTAGATGAATTTTTTGATGATTGGATCTATAATGAAGGTTATCCGAGTTACGCTGTTAATTGGAATCAAAATGGAAATCAATTGCAACTTGTGGTTTCGCAAACCCAAAGTCATCCGTCCGTTTCGTTTTTTGAAGCCGGTGTGCCCATTAGAATTGTGGGAACCTTGGGCGAAACATTGGATGTGAATTTAGACCATACAGTGAATAATGAACAATTTTTTGAAACCGTAAATTTTACGGCTCAAGAGGTATTGTTTGATCCAGATTACCATTTAATTTCAAAAGACAATTCAGTAATACTAAGTAATTCTGAGTTTGTTTTTAATGATGACATTAGTATATATCCTAATCCAACATCATCTGTAATTAACATTGAAAAACCCGAACTTGTAACTATTGAAAATATAAAGGTTTATAATAGTTTGGGTCAATTGTTACTGCTGTCTAGTTGGACACCTCAGATCGATTTAAAGGCTTTGTCTTCAGGCTTGTTGTTTATAAAATTTCAAACCGAAGACGGGATAATTAATAAACGGATTATAAAAAATTAA